One segment of Aquimarina sp. BL5 DNA contains the following:
- a CDS encoding toxin-antitoxin system YwqK family antitoxin, giving the protein MRNKFLFFLFVSILAFGNAQEFNAFDAEGKRHGKWQKKYEGTNQIRYQGTFDHGREVGEFKFYKPNSGKSPTAIKIFSNKTDTVNVKYFTNKGKVISEGNMIGKERVGLWTYYHKGSSKIMMTEEYNLGKLHGEQKTYFENGQLTERTIYIEGKKEGKRVVYSDKGIMIKEFTYVDDQLHGVTKYYDAQGKVKIEGNYKKDRKDGLWSYYKNGKLLERKQFPVSKRGS; this is encoded by the coding sequence ATGCGTAATAAATTTTTGTTTTTCTTATTTGTTTCTATACTTGCATTTGGAAACGCACAAGAATTTAATGCTTTTGATGCTGAGGGAAAGCGACATGGAAAGTGGCAGAAGAAATATGAAGGTACAAACCAGATCCGATACCAGGGAACCTTTGATCATGGGAGAGAAGTAGGTGAGTTTAAATTCTACAAACCTAATAGTGGTAAGTCGCCTACTGCAATTAAAATATTTTCGAATAAAACGGATACAGTTAATGTAAAGTACTTTACTAATAAAGGAAAGGTAATTAGTGAAGGAAATATGATTGGCAAGGAAAGAGTTGGGTTATGGACTTATTATCATAAAGGATCCTCTAAAATAATGATGACAGAAGAATATAATTTAGGAAAACTCCATGGAGAGCAAAAAACTTATTTTGAAAATGGTCAATTGACTGAAAGAACAATATATATAGAAGGTAAAAAAGAAGGGAAGCGTGTAGTATATTCTGATAAAGGTATTATGATTAAAGAATTTACATATGTAGATGATCAATTGCATGGTGTTACTAAATATTATGATGCTCAAGGAAAAGTGAAAATAGAAGGTAATTACAAGAAAGATCGTAAAGATGGGTTATGGAGCTATTATAAAAATGGTAAGTTATTAGAAAGAAAACAATTTCCGGTTAGTAAAAGAGGTTCTTAG
- a CDS encoding S8 family serine peptidase, translated as MKNIITLLLFCITQIGIAQTEDAWVYFADKENVASSIANPLSILTQESIDRKNLHNVTIDEKDVPVNEAYITQVKNAAGITVLAKSKWFNCVYVRGTQANISSLSSLSFVDRIDYANNSLDSGKSVFSIEDRTPIKNNKFEVKTTFNYGNAAQQIQQLNADYLHEQDYTGTGMTIAVMDSGFPGVNTIDGFKRIRDDGRLLDGYDFVRRDDNEFAFTGSSHGTQTFSDIAGFIDGQFVGTAPDAKYYLFITEDAATEGPKEEALWVEAAERADSLGVHVINTSLGYSNGFDNPAYDYTTSDMDGQTAFISKGANMVFEKGMLLVSSAGNSGNSAWGIITAPGDAPGSLTVGAIDVFGTYASFSSRGPTADNRVKPDIVARGLGAAVIRSNNAVSTSNGTSFSSPIMAGAVACLWQAFPSMTNAEIMQLVRESASLYNNPTIQLGYGIPDFRSIFQSLSVDENFTESFKVYPNPVRDRLFFDLTTKETLEVRIFTMEGKMVKSETLKNLNSISLSNLSKGLYLVELISGASRYTLKISKY; from the coding sequence ATGAAAAATATAATTACACTTTTGCTTTTTTGCATTACTCAAATAGGAATTGCTCAAACAGAGGATGCTTGGGTTTATTTTGCGGATAAAGAAAATGTTGCAAGTTCTATTGCCAATCCATTATCTATTCTTACTCAAGAATCCATAGATCGAAAAAATCTTCACAATGTAACTATTGATGAAAAAGATGTTCCGGTTAATGAAGCTTATATTACACAAGTTAAGAATGCTGCAGGGATAACAGTACTTGCAAAATCTAAATGGTTTAATTGCGTATATGTTAGAGGAACTCAAGCAAATATTAGCAGTCTATCGAGCCTTAGTTTTGTGGATCGTATAGATTATGCAAACAATTCATTAGATTCAGGGAAGTCTGTATTTTCTATAGAAGATAGAACTCCTATAAAAAATAATAAGTTCGAAGTAAAAACGACATTTAATTATGGAAATGCAGCGCAGCAAATCCAACAGCTAAATGCTGATTACCTTCATGAGCAAGATTACACAGGAACGGGAATGACTATTGCGGTTATGGATTCTGGTTTCCCGGGAGTGAATACCATTGATGGTTTTAAGCGCATAAGAGATGATGGTAGATTATTGGATGGATATGATTTTGTTAGGAGAGATGATAATGAATTTGCCTTTACGGGTAGTAGTCACGGAACTCAAACATTTAGTGATATTGCAGGGTTTATTGATGGGCAATTCGTAGGGACAGCTCCAGATGCTAAGTATTATTTATTCATAACAGAAGATGCAGCCACAGAGGGACCTAAAGAAGAAGCATTATGGGTAGAAGCTGCAGAACGAGCAGATAGTTTAGGAGTACACGTAATTAATACTTCTTTAGGATATTCTAATGGTTTTGATAATCCGGCGTATGATTATACTACTTCTGATATGGATGGACAAACGGCTTTTATTTCCAAAGGAGCAAATATGGTTTTTGAAAAAGGGATGTTGTTAGTTTCTTCTGCCGGAAATTCCGGAAATAGTGCTTGGGGTATTATTACAGCTCCAGGAGATGCCCCAGGGTCATTAACTGTAGGTGCTATTGATGTTTTTGGAACCTATGCTTCATTTAGTTCTAGAGGACCTACAGCCGATAATAGAGTAAAACCGGATATCGTGGCCAGAGGACTTGGAGCAGCAGTGATACGTTCTAATAATGCTGTATCCACTAGTAATGGTACTTCTTTTAGTTCTCCAATAATGGCAGGTGCTGTAGCCTGTTTATGGCAAGCTTTTCCATCTATGACGAATGCGGAAATTATGCAGTTGGTAAGGGAATCAGCATCATTATATAATAATCCAACAATTCAATTAGGTTATGGAATTCCTGATTTTAGATCAATATTCCAAAGTTTATCTGTAGATGAAAATTTCACCGAAAGCTTTAAAGTATATCCAAATCCTGTAAGAGATAGATTATTTTTTGATCTCACTACAAAGGAGACACTTGAAGTTCGAATTTTTACTATGGAAGGAAAAATGGTGAAATCTGAAACATTAAAAAATTTAAATTCTATCTCATTGAGCAATCTATCAAAAGGTTTATACCTTGTAGAATTGATTTCAGGAGCCTCACGTTACACATTGAAGATATCAAAATATTAA
- the mazG gene encoding nucleoside triphosphate pyrophosphohydrolase, whose protein sequence is MNSRENQLKAFDRLLTIMDELREQCPWDKKQTLQSLRHLTIEETYELGDAILDNDLEEVKKELGDLLLHIVFYAKIGSETGDFDISDVANEICEKLISRHPHIYGDVKVANEEDVKRNWENLKLKEGKKSVLEGVPMSLPALVKASRIQDKVAGVGFDWEEPQQVFEKLQEELAELQHEIDEHNQDKIESEFGDVLFSMINYARFLNINPEDALERTNKKFIKRFQYLEEKAKEKSKSLKDMTLAEMDVFWEEAKKI, encoded by the coding sequence ATGAATTCCAGAGAGAACCAATTAAAAGCTTTTGATCGCTTGCTCACTATTATGGATGAACTGCGAGAACAATGTCCTTGGGATAAAAAACAAACTTTACAATCACTGCGTCATCTTACCATAGAAGAAACCTATGAATTAGGAGATGCTATTTTGGATAATGACCTTGAAGAGGTTAAAAAAGAACTTGGGGATTTATTATTGCATATTGTCTTTTATGCTAAAATAGGAAGTGAAACTGGAGATTTTGATATTTCGGATGTAGCTAATGAAATATGTGAAAAACTTATTAGTCGTCACCCACATATTTATGGTGATGTAAAGGTTGCTAATGAAGAAGATGTAAAGCGAAATTGGGAAAACTTAAAACTAAAAGAAGGTAAGAAAAGTGTTTTAGAAGGAGTTCCGATGTCTCTACCGGCATTAGTAAAGGCTAGCAGAATACAAGATAAAGTTGCTGGAGTTGGATTTGATTGGGAAGAACCACAACAAGTATTTGAGAAATTACAAGAAGAGCTTGCAGAATTACAGCATGAAATTGATGAACATAATCAAGACAAAATAGAATCTGAATTTGGAGATGTACTATTCTCAATGATCAATTATGCACGTTTTTTAAATATAAATCCTGAAGACGCGTTGGAACGAACTAATAAAAAATTTATAAAACGATTTCAATATTTAGAAGAAAAAGCTAAAGAAAAAAGTAAGAGTTTGAAAGATATGACATTGGCCGAAATGGATGTGTTTTGGGAAGAAGCAAAAAAAATATGA
- a CDS encoding glycosyltransferase family 2 protein, whose protein sequence is MIFEKKVIVVLPAYNAEKTLHKTYNEIPFDIVDEVILVDDNSTDETYEVAKSIGVNHVIKHEKNLGYGGNQKTCYNKALELGADIVVMLHPDYQYTPKLIHSMCYLVANDVYPVILGSRILGNGALKGGMPLYKYFFNRVLTLIQNLLMGQKLSEYHTGYRTFSSSVLRNIPFNNNSDDFVFDNQIIAQIFYEGYEVAEITCPTKYFEEASSINFKRSVTYGLGVLRTSFQYFFAKSIGVKSKIFKK, encoded by the coding sequence GTGATATTTGAAAAAAAAGTAATCGTAGTTTTACCGGCATATAATGCCGAAAAAACATTACACAAAACCTATAATGAAATACCTTTTGATATTGTCGATGAAGTTATTTTAGTTGATGATAATAGTACGGATGAAACTTATGAAGTAGCAAAAAGCATAGGTGTTAACCACGTTATTAAACATGAAAAAAACTTAGGGTACGGGGGAAATCAAAAAACTTGTTATAATAAGGCTTTAGAATTAGGAGCGGATATAGTTGTTATGCTCCACCCTGATTATCAGTATACTCCAAAACTCATACACTCTATGTGTTATTTGGTAGCTAATGATGTGTATCCAGTAATTTTAGGTTCCAGGATACTTGGTAATGGAGCATTAAAAGGAGGAATGCCTCTTTATAAGTATTTTTTTAATCGAGTTTTGACATTGATTCAAAATCTCTTAATGGGACAAAAATTATCAGAGTATCATACAGGATATAGAACTTTTTCTTCTTCGGTTCTAAGAAACATTCCTTTTAATAATAATTCTGATGACTTTGTGTTTGATAATCAGATAATAGCACAAATATTTTATGAAGGCTATGAAGTAGCTGAAATAACGTGCCCAACAAAATATTTTGAAGAAGCATCTTCTATAAATTTCAAACGGAGTGTGACTTATGGATTGGGGGTTTTAAGAACTTCTTTTCAATATTTCTTTGCTAAAAGTATAGGAGTAAAAAGTAAAATATTTAAAAAATAA
- a CDS encoding helix-turn-helix domain-containing protein, translating to MANSKKIILKPFFSAFIFLFISSSLFSNPDKINTLNNGGTEFNELIISATKYYDNNRYALAIKNYEKVLKHGTQDSLAVFKKLAFSYAKSNQPELASKYIHKYVLTSLDPSFVEHSYFDVINDSEEYQVLADTYLKQVGLWSIFCFYVAFIGFFISIVLNFREKSDRVANLLMSAFILIHSFFIIHIGLYFSNYQYYMPHVFYMSTMFSFLYGPLIYFYFKRVTIGYRFKRLDLLHLVPSLLLIVLLFPIYSLPSDEKLRIIFNKERPYINLISVSKLISLLIYGGFVIKMYFNSIKINKYFSKIVFNWQRNIVVFCSIYIVSYGIYSILIIKQILSGFLFYVQIVSMALLVLYVGYTAFVQPSVFGVLRLIKNNIPPEIDKYKKSGLTESLSLELKEKLQYLLDEKKIYKQNDITLQKLAKYLDTTRHNTSQIINEHFDLNFFELINKSRIEEAKELLKGERRKNFNIIDVAYEVGFNNKVTFNKSFKKYNQITPSEYVKSFVA from the coding sequence GTGGCTAACTCAAAAAAAATAATATTAAAACCATTTTTTAGTGCCTTTATTTTTCTCTTTATTTCATCATCTTTATTTAGTAATCCTGATAAGATAAATACGTTAAATAATGGAGGCACCGAATTTAATGAACTCATAATTTCTGCAACGAAATATTATGACAATAATAGGTATGCTCTAGCTATTAAAAATTATGAGAAAGTCTTAAAACATGGAACACAAGATTCTTTAGCAGTATTTAAAAAATTAGCATTTTCCTATGCTAAGAGCAATCAACCAGAACTTGCTAGTAAATACATACATAAATATGTTCTAACAAGTTTAGATCCCTCTTTTGTAGAACATAGTTACTTTGATGTAATTAATGATTCTGAAGAATACCAAGTACTCGCAGACACGTATCTCAAACAAGTTGGATTATGGTCAATTTTCTGCTTTTATGTTGCGTTCATAGGTTTTTTTATATCTATAGTTTTAAATTTTAGAGAAAAATCAGACAGAGTTGCTAATTTATTGATGAGTGCTTTTATATTGATACATTCATTTTTTATCATTCATATTGGCTTGTATTTTTCTAATTATCAGTACTATATGCCACATGTGTTTTATATGTCTACAATGTTTTCTTTCTTATATGGTCCTCTTATCTATTTTTATTTTAAAAGAGTTACTATAGGTTATAGGTTTAAACGTCTGGATTTATTGCATTTAGTACCTTCTTTATTATTGATAGTTTTATTGTTTCCAATTTACAGTTTGCCGTCTGATGAAAAACTAAGGATAATATTTAATAAAGAGAGACCTTATATAAATCTAATATCAGTTTCTAAATTAATATCGCTATTAATTTATGGAGGTTTCGTTATAAAAATGTACTTTAATTCTATTAAGATTAATAAATACTTTTCCAAAATAGTGTTTAACTGGCAGAGAAATATTGTTGTTTTCTGTTCTATTTATATAGTTTCTTACGGTATATATTCAATATTAATTATAAAACAAATTCTTAGCGGTTTTTTGTTTTACGTTCAGATTGTATCCATGGCGTTACTTGTACTATATGTTGGCTATACCGCTTTTGTTCAACCAAGTGTTTTTGGTGTTTTAAGATTGATTAAAAATAATATTCCTCCAGAAATCGATAAGTATAAGAAATCTGGCCTTACTGAAAGTTTATCGCTAGAGTTAAAAGAAAAGTTGCAATATCTTCTTGATGAAAAGAAAATTTACAAGCAAAATGATATTACACTTCAGAAATTAGCGAAATATTTGGATACTACTAGGCATAATACTTCTCAGATTATAAATGAACATTTTGATCTAAACTTTTTTGAATTGATAAATAAGTCTAGAATCGAAGAAGCAAAAGAACTATTAAAAGGAGAAAGGCGTAAGAACTTTAATATTATCGATGTAGCCTATGAAGTTGGTTTTAATAATAAAGTAACTTTCAATAAATCTTTCAAGAAATATAATCAAATAACTCCGTCAGAATATGTTAAATCATTTGTAGCTTAA
- the mnmA gene encoding tRNA 2-thiouridine(34) synthase MnmA: MKRVIVGLSGGVDSSVAAYLLKEQGYEVIGLFMKNWHDDSVTISDECPWLDDSNDALLVAEKLGIPFQTVDLSEEYKERIVDYMFNEYERGRTPNPDVLCNREIKFDVFLKIALSLGADYVATGHYCRKDTITKDGKEVHRLLAGKDPNKDQSYFLCQLSQDQLAKTLFPVGELLKPEVREIAKEQDLVTADKKDSQGLCFIGKVRLPEFLQQKLQPKQGDIIEISSGEEMYNKTKPDFDSKKEELAFLSSKYKYDVKDGKIVGKHQGAHYYTKGQRKGLAVGGTPEPLFVIETDVETNIIYTGQGKSHPGLYRKALFISNEELHWVRQDLRLHIDEELDVMARIRYRQPLDKATLYQVDSGMYIVFENPQSAITEGQFVAWYIDDELVGSGVIS; this comes from the coding sequence ATGAAAAGAGTTATTGTAGGTTTATCGGGAGGAGTGGATTCTAGTGTGGCAGCATATCTATTAAAAGAACAGGGATATGAGGTGATAGGTCTTTTTATGAAAAATTGGCATGATGATTCAGTAACAATCTCTGATGAATGTCCTTGGTTAGACGATAGTAATGATGCATTATTGGTTGCTGAAAAATTAGGTATTCCGTTTCAAACTGTTGATCTAAGTGAAGAATATAAAGAACGTATTGTAGATTATATGTTCAATGAGTATGAGAGAGGAAGAACACCTAATCCAGATGTGCTATGTAATCGTGAAATTAAATTTGATGTTTTCTTAAAAATAGCATTATCATTGGGAGCAGATTATGTCGCCACTGGGCATTATTGTCGAAAAGATACAATTACTAAAGATGGTAAAGAAGTACATCGTCTTTTGGCAGGAAAGGATCCTAATAAGGATCAATCATACTTTTTGTGTCAGTTATCACAAGATCAATTAGCAAAAACGCTTTTTCCTGTAGGAGAACTATTAAAACCAGAAGTTAGAGAGATAGCAAAAGAACAAGATCTGGTTACAGCAGATAAGAAGGATTCTCAAGGGTTGTGTTTTATTGGAAAAGTACGGCTGCCTGAGTTTCTTCAGCAAAAATTACAACCTAAACAAGGTGATATTATTGAAATCTCTTCTGGAGAAGAAATGTATAATAAAACAAAACCTGACTTTGATTCTAAAAAAGAAGAGCTGGCCTTCCTTTCTTCGAAATATAAGTATGATGTAAAGGATGGTAAAATAGTCGGGAAACATCAGGGAGCACATTATTATACAAAAGGACAAAGAAAGGGGTTGGCTGTTGGTGGAACTCCAGAACCACTTTTTGTTATAGAAACTGATGTAGAAACGAATATAATTTATACTGGGCAAGGCAAAAGTCATCCTGGTTTATATCGAAAAGCACTTTTTATTAGTAATGAAGAATTACATTGGGTGCGACAAGATCTAAGACTACATATCGATGAAGAATTAGATGTAATGGCTAGAATACGATATAGACAACCCTTAGATAAGGCTACTTTATATCAGGTAGACTCTGGTATGTATATAGTTTTCGAGAACCCTCAAAGTGCAATTACAGAAGGACAATTTGTAGCTTGGTATATAGATGATGAATTAGTTGGGTCTGGAGTAATTTCGTAA
- a CDS encoding nitronate monooxygenase family protein, whose protein sequence is MNKIKELFKIKYPIIQGGMIWASGWKLASAVSNSGGLGLIGAGSMYPDVLREHIQKCKKATDQPFGVNVPMLYPNLQEIIEIIIEEGVKIVFTSAGNPKTYTSYLKKKGITVVHVVSSVKFALKAQDAGVDAVVAEGFEAGGHNGRDETTTLALIPMVKEKIKIPLIAAGGIATGASMFAVMSLGADGVQIGSRFVASEEASSHIDFKKMVVDAKEGDTHLTLKELAPVRMLKNKFYQDVAELYTKGPTVEELKTLLGRARAKRGMFEGDLEEGELEIGQVSGLIHEIKPVTKIIEDLVVDFQSTKQEMNEVSF, encoded by the coding sequence ATGAATAAAATTAAAGAACTTTTTAAAATCAAATATCCTATTATTCAAGGTGGGATGATTTGGGCAAGCGGCTGGAAATTAGCCAGTGCAGTAAGTAATTCAGGTGGTTTAGGACTTATAGGAGCTGGTTCTATGTATCCGGATGTTTTAAGAGAACATATTCAAAAATGTAAGAAAGCAACAGATCAACCTTTTGGCGTTAATGTTCCAATGTTGTATCCTAATCTTCAGGAAATTATTGAAATTATTATAGAAGAAGGAGTGAAGATCGTTTTTACATCGGCAGGAAATCCAAAAACATATACTTCTTATCTTAAGAAAAAAGGGATTACCGTCGTTCACGTTGTGAGTAGTGTGAAATTTGCTCTAAAAGCTCAGGATGCAGGAGTGGATGCGGTGGTTGCTGAAGGTTTTGAAGCAGGTGGACATAATGGAAGAGACGAAACAACTACTTTAGCATTGATTCCAATGGTTAAAGAGAAAATAAAAATACCACTCATCGCCGCGGGAGGCATAGCTACGGGAGCATCAATGTTTGCTGTTATGTCATTAGGAGCAGATGGAGTTCAGATAGGGAGCAGATTTGTAGCAAGCGAGGAAGCTTCTTCTCATATAGATTTTAAAAAAATGGTGGTGGACGCTAAAGAAGGCGATACACATCTTACTTTAAAAGAATTGGCTCCAGTGCGTATGCTGAAAAATAAATTTTATCAGGATGTTGCAGAATTGTATACCAAAGGCCCTACCGTAGAAGAACTAAAAACCTTATTGGGTCGTGCAAGAGCAAAACGAGGAATGTTTGAAGGAGATTTAGAAGAAGGTGAGCTAGAAATCGGACAGGTGTCAGGTTTGATTCATGAGATTAAGCCAGTAACAAAAATAATAGAAGATTTGGTCGTTGATTTTCAGTCTACAAAACAAGAAATGAATGAAGTTAGTTTTTAA